The Methylomusa anaerophila genome has a segment encoding these proteins:
- a CDS encoding SWIM zinc finger family protein, with translation MNLNDFESYIDRKILARGYDYFENNCVVSIKETDDNIYEAEVAGTELYLVNVELDGEANIIDTQCGCPYDMGEYCKHQVAVFFALRDMKADHPQKDSDDLKSKISLGPGNKFFVLPQGKARSIEDILSQRTKEELVGFLLDIAAEYDEIKQRIELNFGDTNDAEEIKKSIELIRTFFNKNSDRHGFVAYGDTYEAVRGADLVLKKARAAFEHKKTLHALDLTLCVIHELMDLLENCDDSDGIVGGAIEENLDFIKEMVEEEEFNPAVKEGFFNKLMEEAANKRYDGWSDWKLELLENCSTLADIPSLRNRLENRLQSMLDDEEGDSWSVNYFNEKVFQIRYNMILQNEDEKAALDFVEQNLQFSSFRKMTIGRAMQSKDYDQVIKLALEGEAKDKDLPGLVNDWREYRYKAYNLLGKLDEQRGLATDFILAGSFEYYKDLRSTYNDEEWAVVYPQIISRLEDQKKFHSDIYTRILIEEGEKKKLLEYVKKNPSAVESYYKHLVPEFREEVFDLFLKYIEQVAARAGNRRDYQGVCAIIRNLKKAGGKDQALEIKQKFSIKYANRPAFRDELTKV, from the coding sequence ATGAATCTTAACGATTTTGAAAGCTATATCGATAGAAAAATTCTTGCAAGAGGATATGACTATTTTGAAAACAACTGTGTGGTCTCAATAAAGGAAACGGATGACAATATATATGAGGCGGAAGTGGCAGGCACAGAGCTTTATCTAGTGAACGTTGAGCTGGATGGCGAAGCCAATATAATTGATACCCAATGCGGCTGCCCTTATGACATGGGAGAGTATTGCAAGCACCAGGTGGCGGTATTTTTTGCATTGAGGGATATGAAGGCGGATCATCCTCAAAAAGATAGCGATGATTTAAAAAGTAAAATTAGTTTGGGACCGGGGAATAAATTTTTTGTCCTCCCGCAAGGGAAGGCCCGCAGTATTGAAGATATTCTTTCCCAAAGAACAAAGGAAGAACTGGTTGGGTTCTTGCTGGATATTGCAGCCGAGTACGATGAGATAAAACAACGGATTGAGTTGAATTTTGGCGATACAAATGATGCTGAGGAGATCAAAAAATCGATTGAGCTTATTCGTACTTTTTTCAATAAGAATTCCGACCGGCATGGCTTCGTTGCTTATGGTGATACTTATGAAGCCGTAAGAGGTGCGGACTTGGTATTAAAAAAGGCCCGGGCTGCCTTTGAACACAAGAAAACCCTTCATGCTTTAGATCTTACCCTTTGTGTAATACATGAGCTGATGGACCTGCTGGAAAACTGTGATGATTCTGATGGCATTGTTGGTGGGGCTATTGAGGAAAACCTTGATTTTATAAAAGAAATGGTTGAGGAGGAAGAATTCAATCCGGCCGTTAAAGAAGGCTTCTTTAACAAGCTTATGGAAGAAGCGGCCAATAAACGGTATGATGGATGGTCTGACTGGAAGCTGGAACTGTTGGAAAATTGTTCGACACTGGCGGATATTCCTTCTTTAAGAAACAGATTGGAAAATCGCCTGCAATCAATGCTGGATGACGAAGAAGGGGATTCCTGGAGCGTCAATTATTTCAATGAAAAAGTATTTCAAATCAGATATAATATGATATTGCAGAATGAGGACGAGAAGGCGGCGCTGGATTTTGTAGAGCAAAACCTCCAGTTCTCCAGCTTCAGAAAAATGACCATAGGACGGGCGATGCAGAGCAAGGATTATGATCAGGTAATCAAGCTTGCACTTGAAGGAGAGGCAAAGGACAAAGATTTGCCGGGTCTTGTGAATGACTGGAGGGAGTACCGGTACAAAGCATATAACCTTTTAGGGAAGCTTGATGAACAGCGTGGATTGGCAACAGATTTTATTCTGGCTGGCAGCTTTGAATATTATAAGGATTTGAGAAGCACCTATAATGACGAAGAATGGGCTGTTGTATATCCTCAAATCATCTCCCGGCTGGAAGATCAAAAGAAATTTCATAGCGACATTTATACCCGTATTCTTATCGAGGAAGGGGAAAAGAAAAAACTCCTTGAGTATGTTAAAAAAAATCCCTCAGCAGTTGAAAGCTATTATAAACACCTTGTTCCTGAATTCAGGGAAGAGGTTTTTGATTTGTTTTTGAAATATATCGAACAGGTGGCAGCAAGGGCGGGCAACAGAAGGGATTATCAAGGAGTTTGCGCTATTATCCGGAACTTGAAAAAAGCAGGGGGAAAAGATCAGGCGTTGGAAATCAAACAGAAGTTTTCTATCAAATATGCAAACAGACCGGCGTTCAGGGATGAATTGACAAAGGTATAG
- a CDS encoding PIN domain-containing protein, whose amino-acid sequence MNLIEKYAKRKAESKKLKIYLDNCCFNRPFDNQTQLRIHLETQAKLYVQDQILKGEFDFVWSYVLEYENMQNPFEIRRNSIILWKDIAAETIIESEEILLFAESLTVKGIKTKDALHISCAVASKCDYYLTTDRKLLNKDISEIDVIDPIEFLTRLEVE is encoded by the coding sequence GTGAATTTAATAGAAAAATATGCCAAACGAAAAGCGGAATCCAAAAAATTAAAAATTTATTTGGATAATTGTTGTTTTAACCGCCCTTTTGACAATCAGACTCAATTAAGAATCCATTTAGAAACCCAAGCAAAACTATATGTCCAAGATCAAATATTGAAGGGGGAATTTGATTTTGTTTGGTCATATGTTTTAGAATATGAAAATATGCAAAACCCTTTTGAAATCAGAAGAAATTCTATCATTCTTTGGAAAGATATTGCCGCTGAAACCATTATTGAATCCGAAGAAATTTTATTATTTGCTGAATCCTTAACAGTAAAAGGAATCAAAACAAAAGATGCTTTGCATATTTCTTGTGCTGTTGCATCAAAATGTGATTATTATCTTACTACGGATAGGAAACTATTAAATAAAGATATTTCTGAAATTGACGTAATAGATCCGATTGAATTCTTAACTAGGCTGGAGGTCGAATAA
- a CDS encoding helix-turn-helix domain-containing protein produces MNIITDTDIYIQFGKRLANVRQDKGLSQNEFAKVLGIPQSTYAGYEVGKRKIPLELIERVANALEVSSTFLIAGKDVSPPIADPYTPQEQTIIKKYRTLDERGKKAVDDTLEREYEFVKPKILIKGTV; encoded by the coding sequence GTGAATATCATAACGGACACAGATATTTATATTCAATTTGGCAAAAGGCTTGCTAATGTTCGTCAAGATAAAGGGCTATCACAAAACGAGTTTGCAAAGGTATTGGGCATACCTCAATCTACATATGCTGGTTATGAGGTTGGCAAGCGCAAAATTCCTTTGGAATTAATAGAAAGAGTTGCAAATGCTTTGGAGGTTTCTTCCACTTTTCTTATAGCAGGAAAGGATGTCTCGCCCCCTATAGCTGACCCTTATACCCCTCAAGAACAGACCATTATAAAAAAATACCGCACTCTAGATGAACGTGGTAAAAAAGCAGTCGATGATACACTTGAACGCGAGTATGAATTTGTTAAACCAAAGATATTGATAAAAGGGACGGTATAA
- a CDS encoding metal-sensing transcriptional repressor: MNLENHVHAHQKQVVNRLARVEGHVRAVKQMVADGRDCPEVLLQIAAIQKAIDNTAKLILKDHLEHCLVHAVNEGGHEDFLEKLQEALDRYIR; this comes from the coding sequence ATGAATTTGGAGAACCATGTTCACGCACACCAGAAACAGGTTGTAAATAGGCTCGCAAGGGTCGAAGGTCATGTGAGAGCCGTCAAGCAAATGGTTGCAGATGGGCGGGATTGTCCCGAGGTTCTGCTCCAGATTGCCGCCATCCAGAAGGCCATTGACAATACCGCAAAGTTAATTCTGAAGGACCATCTGGAACATTGCCTTGTCCACGCAGTCAACGAAGGCGGGCATGAGGATTTCCTGGAGAAGCTCCAGGAAGCTCTTGACCGTTATATCAGATAG
- a CDS encoding Fur family transcriptional regulator, giving the protein MKEKQNRWPAGIKRTRQRESVLSVLENSEKPLSAADICSKMEKSGDVAWMSTVYRILELFVKKGMVIKTNVMNNEMAVYELNRFKHKHYAVCMNCHKIIAMANCPMEKFIPKLEDENFHVMGHNLEVFGFCEDCKPT; this is encoded by the coding sequence GTGAAAGAGAAACAGAATAGATGGCCTGCGGGAATAAAGAGAACGCGGCAGCGTGAAAGTGTGCTCTCAGTACTTGAAAATTCCGAAAAACCCTTAAGTGCTGCGGATATATGCTCTAAAATGGAGAAAAGCGGGGATGTGGCTTGGATGTCAACCGTCTACCGGATACTGGAGCTTTTCGTAAAAAAGGGCATGGTGATTAAAACCAATGTAATGAATAATGAAATGGCAGTGTATGAACTAAACCGTTTCAAGCATAAGCATTATGCTGTCTGCATGAACTGCCACAAAATCATAGCAATGGCTAATTGCCCGATGGAGAAGTTCATTCCGAAGCTTGAAGATGAAAATTTTCATGTAATGGGCCATAATCTGGAGGTATTTGGGTTTTGCGAGGATTGCAAGCCGACCTGA
- a CDS encoding metal ABC transporter permease, with product MTIFSYSFMQNAIFVSIFISILCPCIGIFLVLRRYSMIGDTLSHASLAGVAIGLMSNQNPILGAFVFTSICGALIEFLRSYFQKYTDLILTIVLSLSVGTAITIISSGKLHANADSFLFGSILTVTRFDMIMVLVLSAISVLTLIFLYNQMIYIAYDEEAAKVAGVKVGLINYIFSILVASAISISIKIVGVLVLSSMIALPVATALQLGKGFKLTLIFSIVFSIIDIMLGLFISYYLDVAPGGFTALISVAVLVLVLLTKKLRTTRC from the coding sequence ATGACGATATTTAGTTATAGCTTTATGCAAAACGCAATTTTCGTTTCTATATTTATTTCGATTTTATGCCCTTGCATCGGTATCTTCTTGGTGCTCCGCCGTTATTCCATGATCGGGGACACATTATCCCATGCCTCGCTGGCCGGTGTCGCAATCGGGCTAATGTCAAATCAAAACCCCATACTTGGCGCATTTGTCTTTACATCTATCTGTGGTGCGCTGATTGAGTTTCTGCGCAGCTATTTCCAAAAGTACACCGACTTGATTCTCACTATTGTGCTCTCCCTGAGCGTGGGCACCGCGATCACCATAATCAGCTCCGGCAAGCTCCACGCAAATGCTGATTCCTTTTTGTTCGGCAGTATCCTTACCGTGACCCGGTTTGATATGATCATGGTGCTGGTCCTCAGTGCCATTTCCGTTTTGACGCTGATTTTTCTATACAATCAGATGATTTATATCGCCTATGACGAAGAGGCAGCCAAAGTAGCCGGCGTAAAAGTAGGATTAATCAATTATATTTTTTCCATCCTCGTGGCCTCTGCAATCTCTATATCTATAAAAATCGTTGGCGTGCTGGTACTCAGTTCCATGATTGCCCTCCCCGTCGCCACAGCGCTGCAGCTCGGAAAGGGATTCAAGCTAACCTTGATATTTTCAATCGTTTTCAGCATAATTGACATCATGCTCGGGCTGTTTATTTCGTATTATCTCGATGTAGCTCCCGGTGGATTTACCGCTCTGATTTCCGTTGCCGTCCTTGTCCTGGTTTTGCTCACAAAAAAGCTGCGCACCACCCGATGCTAA
- a CDS encoding metal ABC transporter ATP-binding protein, with protein sequence MIKADNLFFSYTGSPPYVLDGINWEIRNGEYVSVVGENGSGKSTLMRLILKFIKPTSGRIAVQTKRIGYVPQKNDFSNSNFPITVYEALNSYRKLLKIKSKDIITDALEQVGMSDFTDVLMGTLSGGQNQKILIARALLGKPDLLILDEPSTGVDINGQKEIYEFLKKINKENGITVVSVEHNLDAAISNSTLIYHLMCGQGHLCTPRQYVDEFLKNRGEKR encoded by the coding sequence GTGATCAAGGCAGATAATTTATTTTTTTCCTATACAGGTTCGCCGCCGTATGTGCTGGACGGTATTAACTGGGAAATACGCAATGGCGAGTATGTATCGGTAGTAGGTGAAAACGGCAGTGGAAAGAGTACGCTGATGCGGTTGATATTAAAGTTCATAAAACCCACAAGCGGACGCATCGCAGTTCAGACAAAGAGGATCGGATATGTCCCGCAGAAAAATGATTTCTCAAATTCTAATTTTCCCATTACGGTCTATGAAGCACTGAATTCTTATCGCAAGTTATTGAAAATCAAAAGCAAAGATATAATTACGGACGCGCTTGAGCAGGTTGGAATGTCTGATTTTACAGACGTCTTGATGGGTACCCTATCTGGGGGGCAGAACCAAAAAATACTGATTGCGCGGGCACTATTGGGAAAACCGGATTTGCTTATTCTGGACGAACCTTCGACCGGAGTGGATATTAACGGCCAAAAAGAGATCTATGAGTTCTTGAAAAAAATAAACAAAGAAAACGGCATTACTGTTGTTTCCGTAGAACACAACCTGGATGCCGCAATTTCAAACTCAACCTTAATTTATCATCTGATGTGTGGGCAGGGACACCTCTGCACCCCTCGGCAATATGTAGACGAATTCTTGAAAAACAGGGGGGAAAAGCGATGA
- a CDS encoding metal ABC transporter substrate-binding protein — protein sequence MLKRWVAMLLCLVAIVSFSACSSNSDSASKRGGSNIPGSGAEEKIKVSVTFDAIKEFVAAVGKDKVEISVIIPAGTEPHDFEPKARDLASLSAAKVFVYNGLGMEAWAEEAIQAANNNNLIVVDASKGADVITKETTSENHEEGADHKEGHDHGKYDPHLWLSLKGAQTEVKNIKDALVQADPSNKDYYEQNGNNFISQLGNLYNEYNGKFQSVAKKNFVTGHAAFGYLCRDFGLEQNSVSDIYAEGEPSAQQLAKLVEYCRANNVTTIFAEEMASPKVSQTLANEVGAKVETIYTIESAEDNMTYLERMERNLSKIYDSLTK from the coding sequence ATGTTAAAAAGATGGGTTGCTATGCTACTCTGCCTGGTTGCCATTGTAAGTTTTTCAGCGTGCAGTAGCAATTCGGACTCGGCAAGTAAGCGAGGAGGAAGCAATATACCGGGGAGCGGTGCGGAAGAAAAGATCAAAGTGTCTGTCACCTTTGATGCAATAAAGGAGTTTGTTGCAGCTGTCGGAAAAGACAAAGTGGAAATTTCAGTGATTATCCCTGCCGGAACGGAACCTCACGATTTCGAACCAAAGGCACGGGATCTGGCAAGTCTGAGTGCCGCTAAGGTTTTTGTCTATAACGGACTCGGGATGGAAGCATGGGCAGAAGAAGCAATCCAAGCCGCAAATAACAACAATCTGATTGTTGTGGACGCATCCAAGGGAGCCGATGTTATCACAAAAGAAACGACGTCGGAAAATCATGAGGAAGGCGCGGATCACAAAGAGGGGCATGACCATGGGAAGTATGATCCCCATCTGTGGCTGAGCTTAAAAGGCGCACAAACTGAGGTGAAAAACATCAAGGATGCGCTTGTCCAGGCAGACCCATCTAATAAAGATTATTACGAACAGAACGGCAATAATTTTATCTCTCAGTTGGGAAACCTTTATAACGAATATAACGGTAAATTCCAGTCCGTGGCGAAAAAGAACTTTGTGACAGGGCATGCCGCTTTTGGTTATCTCTGCCGTGACTTTGGCTTGGAACAAAACAGTGTTAGTGATATTTATGCGGAAGGAGAACCTTCAGCGCAACAACTGGCCAAACTCGTAGAATACTGCAGGGCAAACAACGTAACGACCATTTTTGCCGAAGAAATGGCAAGCCCGAAGGTCTCACAAACGTTGGCCAATGAAGTCGGCGCAAAAGTAGAAACCATCTACACGATTGAAAGCGCCGAGGATAATATGACATATCTGGAGCGGATGGAGAGAAACCTATCTAAGATTTACGATAGCTTGACCAAATAG
- a CDS encoding ankyrin repeat domain-containing protein, translating into MKKIITGFSTFFILLVLLVVPHNMVQAAEEQTVEDYLATAKQYLQQKDYNGALKACDQGLKLDPQSVKIYEIRGDIFTAQGNTDKAIADYNQAISLGSNSPRIYFSRGNKFLMKGMFDKAITDCNTALELRPDYYIAYILRGNAYYFKGMNDKALEDFKAYFRSAPSDDPARASAQKLLPEGFGVVNTGGTTNVRRVGKIKPVSPDVGNVTMNKLLINGVSNNDMSTVKMAVEGGANVNIFGSYYNTVLIMAMEKNNIEMINYLIDHGADVNVHIEPYGYLNGYFETPLMIAVRANNIDLVKILINAGADINAYDPPYKKTPLFYALFHKNTDILQYLIAQGADVNFTQSDGTTHLMTAAANNKLASAKILLEAGADPTRKNKDGKTALIIAIEKNNKELIDLLLPLTPH; encoded by the coding sequence ATGAAAAAAATAATTACCGGTTTTTCCACCTTTTTTATTCTGTTGGTTTTGCTTGTTGTTCCCCATAATATGGTGCAGGCTGCGGAAGAACAAACGGTCGAAGACTATCTGGCAACAGCAAAGCAGTATTTACAGCAAAAGGACTATAACGGCGCGTTAAAGGCCTGCGATCAGGGGCTGAAATTGGATCCACAATCAGTAAAAATCTATGAAATTCGCGGGGATATATTTACCGCTCAGGGTAACACGGACAAAGCCATTGCCGATTATAATCAGGCGATTTCCCTTGGATCTAACAGCCCGCGGATATATTTTTCCCGCGGTAATAAATTCCTCATGAAAGGGATGTTTGATAAGGCGATAACTGATTGCAATACGGCCCTGGAATTAAGGCCAGACTATTACATTGCTTACATTCTTCGTGGAAATGCCTATTATTTCAAAGGAATGAATGACAAAGCACTGGAAGATTTTAAAGCCTATTTCCGATCCGCTCCTTCCGACGACCCGGCGCGGGCGTCAGCGCAGAAATTGCTGCCGGAAGGTTTTGGTGTTGTCAATACAGGGGGGACAACGAACGTCAGACGGGTGGGCAAAATTAAGCCGGTAAGTCCTGATGTTGGTAATGTTACCATGAATAAACTGCTCATAAATGGCGTTAGTAATAATGATATGTCAACAGTTAAAATGGCGGTTGAAGGTGGCGCAAATGTAAACATATTTGGATCGTACTACAATACAGTGCTGATTATGGCCATGGAAAAAAATAATATAGAAATGATTAATTATTTGATTGATCATGGCGCTGATGTAAATGTACATATAGAACCATATGGATATCTTAATGGATATTTTGAAACACCACTAATGATAGCTGTGCGGGCAAACAATATTGATCTGGTTAAAATACTGATTAATGCCGGTGCCGATATTAATGCTTATGACCCACCGTACAAAAAAACACCACTATTTTATGCTTTATTCCACAAAAATACAGACATTCTACAATACCTGATTGCCCAAGGTGCTGATGTCAATTTTACCCAAAGCGATGGAACAACTCATTTAATGACGGCAGCAGCGAATAATAAATTGGCAAGCGCCAAAATACTGCTCGAAGCAGGAGCCGACCCTACTAGGAAAAACAAGGATGGAAAGACGGCATTAATAATTGCAATTGAAAAAAATAATAAAGAATTAATTGATTTATTATTGCCGCTAACACCGCATTAA